In Alphaproteobacteria bacterium US3C007, one genomic interval encodes:
- the rlmJ gene encoding 23S rRNA (adenine(2030)-N(6))-methyltransferase RlmJ: MLSYQHSYHAGNLADIHKHAALAWVLSYLLKKPKPLTYLESHAGRGLYDLTSRESAKTGEAEAGITLALKTGWFDPAHPYLRALQDCRALHGPHAYPGSPLIAASLLRKEDHLHLAELHPQEHAALRDNLAQYKAKLYLQNGLDLLKALCPPTPRRGLVLMDPSYELKQDYAEIPKALTKVTRKWNVGSVMLWYPVLRSAAHTEMLAQLEAIYPEGLRHEVVFPPAKENHRMVGSGLFFINPPYGLMDELDRLSFCFKKGQTQ, from the coding sequence ATGCTATCTTATCAACATAGCTATCACGCCGGGAACTTGGCAGATATTCACAAACATGCGGCTTTGGCATGGGTTTTGAGCTATCTGCTTAAAAAACCTAAACCTCTGACCTATCTCGAAAGTCATGCAGGCCGCGGATTATATGACCTTACTTCGCGCGAATCTGCGAAAACGGGCGAGGCCGAGGCGGGGATCACACTGGCGTTAAAAACCGGGTGGTTTGACCCGGCGCACCCTTATCTGCGCGCCCTGCAAGATTGCCGCGCCCTGCATGGGCCGCATGCCTATCCGGGCTCGCCCTTGATTGCCGCCTCGCTTCTGCGCAAAGAGGATCATCTTCATCTGGCCGAATTGCACCCGCAAGAACACGCCGCTTTACGGGATAATCTGGCGCAATATAAAGCCAAGCTTTACCTCCAGAATGGCTTGGATTTGCTGAAAGCGCTCTGCCCACCCACCCCGCGGCGCGGCTTGGTTTTGATGGATCCCAGCTATGAACTTAAACAAGATTATGCTGAAATCCCCAAAGCGCTTACAAAAGTAACGCGCAAATGGAACGTGGGCAGCGTGATGCTTTGGTATCCCGTACTGCGCAGCGCGGCCCATACGGAAATGTTGGCGCAACTGGAAGCGATATATCCAGAAGGTTTGCGCCATGAAGTTGTTTTTCCTCCCGCAAAAGAAAACCATCGAATGGTGGGCTCTGGCCTCTTCTTCATCAATCCGCCCTATGGGCTAATGGATGAATTGGACCGCCTGTCTTTTTGCTTTAAAAAGGGCCAAACGCAGTAA
- a CDS encoding TerB family tellurite resistance protein — translation MFGSFLKSLLEPQAEPLHDDDARLAMTALLVRLARADNEYAAAEIHRITQVIMARYELAEPEAIALRESAETLEQEAPDTVRFTRAIKDRVAYEDRIAVVEALWQVALADGNRDAEEDALLRLVVSLLGVTDVDSASARRRVMQA, via the coding sequence ATGTTCGGATCGTTTTTAAAATCCTTGCTCGAACCCCAAGCAGAGCCGCTTCACGACGATGATGCGCGCCTCGCTATGACCGCTTTGCTGGTGCGTTTGGCCCGCGCGGATAATGAATATGCAGCCGCAGAAATCCACCGCATAACGCAGGTGATTATGGCACGCTACGAACTGGCCGAACCAGAGGCGATCGCGCTGCGCGAAAGCGCAGAAACTTTGGAACAAGAGGCTCCTGACACCGTGCGCTTTACCCGCGCCATTAAAGACCGCGTTGCCTATGAAGACCGGATCGCAGTCGTGGAAGCCTTATGGCAGGTGGCCTTGGCTGATGGCAATCGCGACGCTGAAGAAGACGCGCTGTTGCGTCTGGTTGTCAGTTTGCTGGGGGTTACAGATGTCGATAGCGCCTCTGCACGCCGCCGCGTGATGCAGGCATAA
- a CDS encoding ATP-binding cassette domain-containing protein — protein MPQPENVIEISKLHKSYGDLQVLKGVSLTARKGDVVSLIGSSGSGKSTLLRCVNLLEDSQQGEILFNGEAVLWSAGKYNRMPADKQQVQKIRTNLSMVFQQFNLWAHMTILENVMEAPVTVLKRPRPEVETSARRYLEQVGIGDKCDAYPAQLSGGQQQRAAIARALCMEPEALLFDEPTSALDPELEQEVIRVIKDLAAEGRTMLLVTHDMKLAADVSNHVIFLHQGLIEEQGAPKTVFDAPKSDRLRQFLSSTVAA, from the coding sequence TTGCCACAGCCAGAAAATGTTATTGAGATCTCCAAACTTCACAAATCCTATGGAGATTTACAGGTTCTTAAAGGCGTAAGCCTGACCGCCCGTAAGGGGGATGTGGTATCGCTGATCGGGTCTTCCGGCTCGGGAAAATCCACGTTGCTTCGCTGCGTGAATTTATTGGAAGATAGCCAACAGGGCGAGATCCTGTTTAACGGCGAGGCCGTGCTTTGGAGCGCCGGGAAATATAACCGTATGCCAGCCGATAAACAGCAGGTGCAAAAGATACGCACCAATCTATCTATGGTGTTCCAACAGTTTAATCTATGGGCGCATATGACCATATTGGAAAACGTGATGGAGGCACCCGTCACCGTGCTCAAACGCCCCCGCCCCGAGGTTGAAACAAGCGCCCGCCGCTATCTTGAGCAAGTGGGCATTGGCGATAAATGCGATGCCTATCCGGCGCAATTATCAGGGGGGCAACAGCAGCGCGCGGCGATTGCGCGGGCGCTGTGCATGGAGCCCGAAGCCTTACTATTTGATGAACCTACCTCAGCGCTTGACCCTGAGCTGGAACAAGAAGTTATCCGCGTGATCAAAGATCTTGCGGCCGAAGGGCGCACGATGCTGCTCGTTACTCACGACATGAAATTGGCCGCTGATGTGTCAAATCATGTTATATTTTTGCACCAAGGGCTTATCGAAGAACAAGGCGCGCCGAAAACCGTTTTCGACGCACCAAAATCTGACCGGCTGCGACAGTTTTTAAGCTCGACTGTGGCGGCTTAA
- a CDS encoding transporter substrate-binding domain-containing protein, with protein MTIRLLTAAALALSTGIAFAGDVVRMGTEGAYPPYNFINDAGEVDGFERELGDELCARASLTCEWVVNDWDSIIPNLVSGNYDTIIAGMSITAERDEVIDFTSNYTQPDPSAYMAISESADLSGGVIAAQSNTIQSSYIASSGATLVEFATPEETIAAVRNGEADAVLADLAYLAPIADENADLMMVGDKVMLGGGVGMGIRESDGAMKAKFSAAIDSMKADGSLNALITKWEIGETF; from the coding sequence ATGACTATCCGTCTTTTAACTGCGGCAGCATTGGCGCTGTCAACCGGTATTGCATTTGCCGGCGATGTTGTGCGTATGGGCACAGAAGGAGCCTATCCTCCGTATAACTTCATCAATGATGCTGGCGAGGTTGACGGTTTCGAGCGCGAATTGGGCGACGAGCTCTGCGCGCGTGCCTCTTTAACCTGCGAGTGGGTTGTCAATGATTGGGATAGCATTATCCCAAATTTGGTATCCGGCAATTATGACACAATCATCGCCGGTATGTCGATCACAGCCGAGCGGGATGAAGTGATTGATTTCACAAGCAATTACACGCAGCCTGATCCATCTGCCTATATGGCAATATCGGAGTCAGCTGATTTAAGCGGCGGCGTGATTGCAGCGCAATCAAACACCATTCAATCAAGCTATATCGCCTCTTCCGGTGCCACTTTGGTGGAATTTGCCACACCAGAAGAAACCATTGCCGCGGTGCGCAATGGCGAAGCTGATGCGGTTCTAGCCGATTTGGCCTATCTGGCCCCAATCGCGGATGAAAACGCCGATCTGATGATGGTGGGTGATAAAGTGATGCTGGGCGGTGGCGTTGGCATGGGCATTCGTGAAAGCGATGGCGCAATGAAAGCAAAATTTAGCGCAGCGATTGACTCGATGAAAGCCGATGGCAGCTTGAACGCTTTGATTACCAAGTGGGAAATCGGCGAAACATTTTAA
- a CDS encoding ABC transporter permease subunit: MFSFCTNPDLLADAQWWACYLTTGKHVGLYWAVGTVLLLLLITAPVVLALGFLGAMAARSSTLIFSLLGRSYIAIVRGVPDIAYFLFFVIALDQILEWMRHKALCRDWSEPIRQGNDFVVCDAAKLPLSSAAPWVHDLYGFALAVFTFGIVFGAFASNVIYGAMRAVPKAQLETGAAYGMSQRQVFWRILVPQMWVYALPGLGNIWILLIKATPLLFLLGIEDIVYWARELGGTKTAKFTDYPHGDYRMWYFFALLVFYLAFTKLSESVQTRLMRRLNKGQATLGGQAQARGSA, from the coding sequence ATTTTTTCATTTTGTACAAACCCTGATCTGCTGGCAGACGCGCAGTGGTGGGCCTGCTACCTCACAACCGGCAAACATGTCGGATTGTATTGGGCTGTGGGCACCGTTTTGCTGCTATTATTGATCACCGCTCCCGTGGTACTGGCTCTGGGATTTCTTGGCGCAATGGCCGCGCGATCAAGCACGCTTATTTTCAGCCTGCTCGGTCGGAGCTATATCGCGATCGTGCGCGGCGTTCCCGATATCGCGTATTTTCTGTTTTTCGTCATTGCTTTGGATCAAATTCTCGAATGGATGCGCCACAAGGCACTGTGCCGCGATTGGTCAGAGCCCATTCGCCAAGGCAATGATTTTGTGGTCTGCGATGCGGCCAAATTGCCGCTGTCCAGCGCCGCCCCTTGGGTGCATGATCTTTACGGGTTTGCACTGGCGGTTTTCACCTTTGGCATTGTGTTCGGGGCCTTTGCCTCAAACGTTATCTATGGCGCGATGCGCGCAGTGCCAAAAGCCCAGCTTGAAACAGGCGCTGCTTATGGAATGAGCCAAAGGCAAGTTTTCTGGCGCATTTTAGTGCCGCAGATGTGGGTATATGCGCTGCCCGGGCTTGGTAATATTTGGATCCTTTTAATAAAAGCCACACCCCTGCTGTTTTTGCTTGGCATTGAAGATATCGTTTATTGGGCCCGCGAATTGGGTGGCACAAAAACCGCAAAATTCACCGATTATCCACATGGCGATTACCGTATGTGGTATTTCTTTGCGCTGCTGGTATTCTATCTGGCCTTCACAAAATTATCTGAAAGCGTTCAAACCCGCTTGATGCGGCGGCTCAACAAAGGCCAGGCCACGCTGGGCGGCCAAGCGCAAGCGCGAGGATCCGCATGA
- a CDS encoding ABC transporter permease subunit (The N-terminal region of this protein, as described by TIGR01726, is a three transmembrane segment that identifies a subfamily of ABC transporter permease subunits, which specificities that include histidine, arginine, glutamine, glutamate, L-cystine (sic), the opines (in Agrobacterium) octopine and nopaline, etc.): MSCWDTIAEYGLRSLGIGERLLPRSDFTLCQQFTLIGSGMIWNVYFGVLALAAGFFLATALALGKASHRRLLRKPCEWFIFIFRGSPLFIQLFFAYFLFLGLKSNVPIFAPLTSAWMGALVVLFLNTAAYSAEIFYGALQSIPKGDLDAADAYALSGWARFRRIIWPTMLRLGWPGYTNEAIFLFHSTTLVFFSAFPAWQQRGDALYYANYFADKTFNPFIPYPILAGYFVLLTFLILVLFGLINKRLNRHLPPDQTARLKLRPTLIR, translated from the coding sequence ATGAGCTGTTGGGACACAATTGCAGAGTATGGCCTTAGATCGCTGGGCATCGGCGAGCGGCTCTTGCCACGCTCGGATTTCACGCTGTGTCAACAATTCACGCTGATCGGCTCGGGGATGATCTGGAACGTTTATTTTGGCGTTTTGGCCTTGGCAGCTGGTTTCTTTTTGGCCACGGCGCTGGCGCTTGGCAAAGCGTCACATCGCCGCCTTTTACGCAAACCCTGTGAGTGGTTTATTTTTATATTCCGCGGTTCGCCTTTGTTTATCCAACTTTTTTTCGCGTATTTTTTATTTCTGGGTTTGAAAAGCAACGTCCCGATCTTTGCGCCTTTAACCTCGGCCTGGATGGGCGCGCTGGTGGTGCTGTTTTTGAACACAGCCGCCTATTCTGCCGAAATTTTCTATGGCGCGCTGCAATCTATTCCCAAGGGAGATTTGGATGCTGCTGATGCCTATGCGCTCTCTGGATGGGCGCGGTTTCGCCGGATCATCTGGCCCACCATGTTACGGCTGGGCTGGCCTGGTTATACCAATGAGGCAATCTTTTTATTTCACTCTACAACGCTGGTGTTTTTTTCAGCTTTTCCAGCCTGGCAGCAGCGCGGAGATGCTTTATACTACGCCAACTATTTTGCCGATAAAACCTTCAACCCGTTTATTCCCTATCCAATTTTAGCCGGGTATTTCGTTTTGCTGACGTTTTTGATTTTGGTTCTTTTTGGCCTTATCAACAAACGCCTTAACCGGCACCTGCCCCCCGATCAAACCGCGCGCTTGAAACTGCGCCCAACGCTAATTCGCTAG
- a CDS encoding glutamine synthetase family protein, with protein MDLDNLDTFRIATCDLNGQMRGKRMPQKDQRKLASGDLRMPLSVLNVDIWGADIINSPLLFASGDGDGYLLPTNRGPVPMPWLDQPSALVGMWMFEEDGRPFEGDPRHALAQILDRYAARGWQVVAATELEFYLIDDSAESLRPPKDPASNRKIDSSAILSLQQLDAFEAFFSELYQSCAQMGINAQAASSEAGIGQFEISLQHGDALRIADDTWLFKTLLKGLARKHGYAASFMAKPYPNDAGNGLHLHFSVIDEAGENIFDDGTKQGSPLLQNAVAGCLATMRAATLGFAPHANSYTRMDPENHAPTSICWGYENRTAALRIPAGAHRARRIEHRVAGGDINPFLTLSLILGAALLGIEDDLTPPPPITGNAYSQDLPQLIHSWSEAIDMFENDPMIARILPAQLIENFSLTKRQELDGLKNIPQEEHWKIYLETV; from the coding sequence ATGGATCTGGATAATCTCGATACGTTTCGAATCGCAACCTGCGATTTAAACGGCCAAATGCGCGGCAAGCGCATGCCCCAAAAAGATCAGAGAAAATTGGCCTCGGGCGATCTGCGTATGCCATTATCTGTGCTGAACGTAGATATTTGGGGGGCAGATATTATCAATAGCCCGCTCTTATTTGCATCTGGCGACGGCGATGGCTATCTGCTGCCAACCAATCGAGGGCCTGTGCCAATGCCCTGGCTTGACCAACCAAGCGCATTGGTAGGGATGTGGATGTTTGAAGAGGATGGACGCCCTTTTGAAGGAGATCCTCGGCACGCTTTGGCCCAAATTCTGGACCGCTACGCCGCGCGCGGATGGCAGGTTGTGGCCGCCACCGAGCTTGAATTTTATCTGATCGATGACAGTGCTGAAAGCCTGAGGCCGCCAAAAGACCCCGCCAGCAATCGCAAAATCGACTCCAGCGCAATTCTATCCTTGCAACAGTTAGACGCGTTTGAAGCCTTTTTCTCAGAGCTTTATCAAAGCTGTGCACAGATGGGGATCAACGCACAAGCCGCCTCTTCTGAAGCGGGTATCGGACAATTCGAAATCAGCCTTCAACATGGCGATGCGTTGCGCATTGCGGATGATACATGGCTTTTTAAAACCTTGCTCAAAGGCCTGGCACGCAAGCATGGCTATGCCGCCAGCTTTATGGCCAAACCCTACCCAAACGATGCAGGAAATGGCTTACATCTGCATTTCTCAGTTATTGATGAGGCCGGAGAAAATATTTTTGATGACGGCACAAAACAGGGATCACCCCTGCTGCAAAACGCCGTCGCAGGCTGCCTTGCCACGATGCGTGCCGCCACGCTTGGCTTTGCACCCCATGCCAATAGCTATACGCGTATGGATCCGGAAAACCACGCCCCCACATCAATTTGTTGGGGCTACGAAAACCGTACGGCCGCGCTGCGCATTCCTGCAGGCGCACATAGAGCCCGGCGGATCGAGCATCGTGTTGCAGGCGGCGATATAAACCCTTTTTTGACGCTGAGCCTTATACTAGGTGCAGCGCTGCTTGGCATCGAAGATGATCTTACTCCGCCGCCGCCCATCACGGGCAACGCTTACAGCCAAGATCTGCCACAATTGATCCATAGCTGGTCTGAAGCGATAGATATGTTTGAAAACGATCCGATGATTGCCCGGATCTTACCCGCACAACTTATTGAAAACTTTTCTTTAACCAAGCGCCAAGAACTTGACGGCTTGAAGAATATTCCGCAAGAAGAGCACTGGAAAATATATCTTGAAACGGTGTAA
- a CDS encoding type 1 glutamine amidotransferase: MKIGILQAGHTPDEMRPQTENYGGLCAALLDGHGFKFDVFSVVNEQFPKDEFQADAWLITGSRHGVYEDLPFIKPLKALILRIVAAKKPLVGICFGHQIIAQTMGGHVEKFSGGWSIGLTDYQFEGQKVRINAWHQDQVVTLPPKARCTGSNGFCKYAFLEYEDVIFSLQAHPEFDSAFIHGLIQFRGKKNVPQTLLETAQSKLSDPNSNDILAEKIATFFKSKAG, translated from the coding sequence ATGAAAATCGGCATCTTACAGGCTGGCCACACCCCGGACGAAATGCGCCCGCAGACAGAGAATTACGGCGGGCTCTGCGCCGCTTTATTAGACGGGCATGGCTTTAAATTTGACGTGTTCAGCGTGGTCAATGAGCAGTTTCCAAAAGATGAATTTCAAGCCGATGCCTGGTTGATCACCGGCTCGCGCCACGGAGTTTACGAAGATCTGCCCTTTATCAAACCTTTAAAGGCGCTCATCTTGCGCATTGTTGCTGCGAAAAAACCCTTGGTTGGAATATGTTTTGGTCACCAAATCATCGCCCAAACCATGGGTGGGCATGTTGAAAAATTTTCCGGCGGCTGGAGCATCGGCCTGACCGACTATCAATTTGAAGGCCAGAAGGTGCGCATAAACGCTTGGCACCAAGATCAGGTGGTCACTCTGCCCCCCAAAGCCCGCTGCACAGGCTCTAACGGCTTTTGCAAATACGCCTTCCTCGAATATGAAGACGTTATTTTTTCGCTGCAAGCGCATCCAGAATTCGACAGCGCCTTCATCCACGGATTGATCCAGTTCCGGGGCAAAAAAAACGTGCCGCAAACATTGCTGGAAACGGCCCAAAGCAAATTATCTGATCCGAATTCAAACGATATTTTGGCGGAAAAAATTGCCACATTTTTCAAATCGAAAGCAGGTTAA